The DNA segment TGTGTCCCAGGGCTCCACTGCATGGAGTTTTAATCATTAGGGACAGGAACAAGCTATTTCTCAGCCACTGCAGGACACCCAACACAATAAAAATTTGGATATCCTTCTTAATGACCTATTCAATATCTACCTATTGTTCTCTATTACACAAAGTAGCCTTCAAGACGCATAAACTGAGCATGTATATATACTACGTGGAAAAAGGTAGTTGGAAAACTTAACACTCATAACACGACAGGACCTCAAGTCACTTAGATTTTAGCTAACTCAAGCTGTACTTAATTCTGTCAGAAGTTTATTAAACACTTAGGTGAGTTGCTTCATTATCAGTATTCCAATGAAAAACTCCATCCCATAGCAGGCTTCCCAGACATTTTAATACTGTAACTGcataaaaaatcagaaatttaaaGAGCTGAAAAAGTAGTCTGTGTTTATCATTTACTGAGCAAATATGAAGTAACATAATATACAGTGTCtttttttcaacattttaaagTTTCTTAAGCAATTACTACTATGTGCCCCTTGTCCTAAGGCTTTTAAACGAGTACAGAACTTTTCCAATCCTATTTAGGTGTGAAGAGTTCCAACACAGAAATGCCTTTACCACAAAGAAGTGAAAGAGAAGATCGTGCAGATCAGTTTGAGAGTGACCTCAAATACATtgataattaaattttaatctatttttttcacattaaacCTTTTGTCCTACTGAACTACTGTAGAATTAAAATCCTAATCTTTTGAAGGCCTAAGGGCAATGAGCTGTCTATGCTGAGCACTGCCAGTGCTTGACATTCCAAAAGATTTCTTAGTCTTTCTCCTTCGGTTTCCTGAGCTTTCTTTCCTGCTGTTCCCTTGGCACTCGATCCTTTCTTCAAAACTATTCCACAAACAGCATTAAAGCTTTCTCCTCTATGGTGGCTATACcactttattttctaaataccATTAGTTCTCCAGATACCACACCCTCAATTCACCATCATCACTGCCAAATTCCACACTTCTCTGTTCAAGGGAGTCTCCCTTTGGAAGACCAATCATTTACGCACTTGAAAACAAGTTCCTTCCTTGGCCAAGAAATCAAGCTTGTACTCCTGAGATGCTTAGAAAAGGAAATCAAGAAATAGTTTCCAAGGAAAGGGCCTGAATATTGAAACATTACAAAACATACAGTTCCTGGAATTCCTACAACTCTCAAACAATTACACTCACCAGcttctcttcccacactggctCCTGTAAGGTGTTCCTTTGCTGGTATTCCTTCTTAAGGGCTCCTCACTCAACCTCAGAGAGTGGAATCCCCTGGTTTTTGTTGAACAGCTGCTGCCAGTTCCCTGCTGAAAAGGAGCCTTTGCCTCCAGGTATCACACCACATGGAATACCTCCTCTGCATCTAAGTATCtgatttcattttacttttctttctcaagggtcagagggaaaaaagaaatcacctaaaaactttaaaagaagAATGTATATCAAGAATTATCCTGCAGTCTAAGAATCTGGgctgtttgtgggttttttccattaCTTAAACTGGCTTGTACATTTTTAGCATACAAAAAACTCGCTGGTTTTATTAGAATTTTGCAAGATATACCACTAAAATATCAATACCATCCTCTCAGGGGAAATGTCTTTGGAATAACATAAACAGTATCAGAAGGGGGAAGTATTGGGCTGTGTCTGACTCTGATACAAACTTCAACTGCATTTCCTCACATGTATAATATTGTCTCTATGCAATGTAATTGTAGATAGCACAAAAGCTTTCTGTTACcagaggtggaaaaaaaaaataaatctcaggTCTGACAAAAATGAGTCTTTTATTAAGATATTAATCTTGTTATCGTGGCTTAATGAAACAGGCATTTGTCCAGTTTATTCAGCTGTGCCCCAGGCCTGTGACTCCATTAGCAGCAAAGGAATTTTGATAGTCCTACCTGTTCCTCACCCTGGGCAAGCAGAACTCATCAACCCAGTAAGTTTGTATTACTGagctacatttttttcttaagaagtAACAGATATCTCCCAACAAGCATTCCCTGCTCTTGGCAGCAGCTTCCACTTTCATATGGCTACTGTTTTAATTGTGATCAGCACACTAATTATCCACTGGAACCCAAAATCTCTCCACTGGGACCTGCTGTGTATGTCCACTCACATGCACTGGAACAACAAATGTATTTACCAACGACCCACTAAGCAATGTGCATCCAACTGCATACTCACGAGAAAATACATTCTGCTCTGGAAACTAAAAGGTGAGTTTGAAAAATAGAGCACAACTGCTCCTTTTAcactgttttctgcttcttttgcCAAATGATGCATCAGTTCAAACACAAAGCCCAAGTAATTTGGGCCTCCCAGTTAATTACTGGTAAGATAAACTCCCCCCGCCCAGAGGACGTCACCCCCTCAAACACCCTGCAGAGTTTGAGCAAGCACAATCTACCAAGAAATATCACAAACTCTTCAGAATTAATCTTTCACTACACAGTTATAAATACTACCCTTGAGATTGGTTCATTTAGaatactgacaaaaaaaaaatgtcagttCAAAGTGACCTGAACTAATTTGAGTTTCAAATCATGTAACCTTTCAAAGAATTTGATCTTTCAAccttatttattaaatttactAGCACTGTGGAAGAACCCACTATATTTGACATTCCTTACAATGTGATTCATTGTATGAGATGACTCATCCATGAGGGGATTATACATTGTAAAAtgattgaaaatgttaaaaatgtgaGGTTTAGAATCTGTAAGACGAGGGAGAATTAACAAGATGGCAAAGTTAGAGTAACACTTTAAAAGGTTTTCAAGACAGTTTAGAAGTcaaaaaaaatgtttggtaAAACTCCTAGAGCTGCACTACTCAGTGTGGTTCAGACAAGAAATCAAGTTACAACCAAAAGTTTATTGTACATAGAACAAAAACGTCTCCAGTTCTGGTGTAGTTCATTCCCACAAATACCCCAATCCACATACAAAATCAGTATGGAAGCAGCATCTCCTGGAAAGGACATACAAAGGTGCAGATCATCACATCTTATAACTGCGCACTGTCGTGCTTTCACCTCAGTGTCAATGACTGAAAGaggtttttaaacaaaaaagttaAAAGGTTTTCCTTCCTGGGACAGGGCCAGGAGAAATCACATCCAGTGGAAGActaggttttattttcattgtttaaaaatctcTACATAATGAGCTCATCACCTTTTCTCCAGGATTCCACAGGATTTGGGAACAATTCCAAAACTGGGAGTTACTAGGAAGCCCTGCAGCCGTTTAGCTAACACTTCAGCTTCTTTGGATACTACAGCTCAGGAGTATCACACTTTATCCTGCCAGGATGCAACTATCCTGTGCCCACAGAATTCTCATAAACAAAACGTCTGGAGTTTATTTTAGGTAgcttaatttctaaaaatataaaacattctTGGTGGCTATGATGCAAACTGTTGGACAAAAAACTATTATGTGGTTTTcagaccagaaaaaaaaaaaaaaaaaaaagagaggaaaaaaaatgaacaagaCAAGTCCTGGAATGTCTCCAATGTGCTTCATCCTTCAGGAgtcttcctcctccccttcaTCATCTACTTTAGGTCGGaaatttttcctgctcttcttcTTACTGCAGTGGAATCCAACTGTTCCCAGCGATGGCTCTTCACCTGCACCACTAAGCCTCGCATCAGGTTTATACTCTGTGTTCTGGTCCCCCTCCATCATgcactcctcctcctctgctgcctttccACTGTCACTGTCTAGGTGCCCCAGCTCAACCTTATCTTCTTCCCTCAAGTCATCAGTCTTCTTAAGAGATTTTCCTTTCAGATCTGTCTTCATCTGTTTCTTATCATCCTCCCCTGttgatgttttcttttccagtccATCAACTCCTCTTTTAGCTGGTTTGGTGAAGACAATcctcccagctccacagctgGAAGGGTCCTGGTTGAAGGACGGGGTGTAGCTATCTTGGGTAGCCGAGCTCTGTTGCTCCCCTTTTTTCTTCAAACCACTCAGAAATTCCATGGCCACTGCCCTGTTAGTCTTGTCACTGGACTCTGAAACGCCCTCTAGGCTGTATTTGGTCCAGCGCTCTGGGTGTGCCACGTAGTcaggcactgcaggagaggTTTTGGGAGCCTGCACTGCTCTGGCTTGCCTTGCCATGTTTTCTGGGACCACGTTACCTGAAACTGTGGTTGGAGGCAATGGACGCTTAAACCTCCCATCAACAACGTTATCTTCAGGCATTGAGGGCACAGACAGCTTGGCTGCCTCTTCCAGGCAATCAAAAATGCTCTGGCTACGTAGAGAGAAGGTAGAACTCATGCCCTTCAGATGGAACGGCTGGACAGGAGATCTGTGACCGCTGTTTGAAGAGTTGGGTGTCTCTCCTGATCTGAAATCCCCTTCATCGACAGATGGCTCCTCAGGAGATATTGTATCAACTTCTGCTTCACCCGCCAGCCCCAAGTCATCAGAGTCAGAATCGCTGAGCGACACCGTGTctgagggcagagctccttCGTAGTCTCTGCCACCATCAGCCACTATCCCCAGGAAAGGTTCACCTGCCTCCTGGTCTCCCATCTTCAAGCTGTCACTCCACTGAGGTCTTGGATGTAGCCCCAGGAACAACTCTAAATACACCTTTCCAAATGCCCAGCGAATTTAGTGCCTAGAATACAAAGGAGCATAAAAACTTAACTGTGAAATGAGAACCAAGAATGAGACCATCACTCTGTGTCATGCAAAGTAATTATAACTGCAATATAACAGTTAGCTGTGCTTTAGGGATTCCCAAGCAATTTTGCTTCAAATGAAAGCATTATTTAAGGAATGAATGcacattaaaattaaagatttaCACAAGACTGAATAGAAGAATATGAAGTAATTGAAAGTAACGCTACCAAATTTCATTACAGGTTGCATCAGATGCAATTACTAAAAGATGAACATAAAGCTCTTGAGTTAATCTGAATCCCCCAAACTGTCTTGTACATCTTCCAAGTCTCTGGATATTACACTGTGTTTACTCACAGTgtaaaaatccacaaaaacaCATCCAGTTTCTCACACTTGCCTGTGGTCAGTACAACCCTTACTGCATTAGCACTGTACCTGCTGTCCCAACAGCCATCATGTTCTGCCTAttacaaaaaaacaaaggattACACTGATCCCCGTCAGTGACAGATGACAAAAATAACAGGGCCACTGTTTTAAGCCTGCTTAAATGTGGCATAAAATACAAGCTCCACTCcttcttttggttttattctCTCAAGTCATTACTAGATTCCAGGAATTGGAAAACCAGCCAGCTCAAGAAATCGATCCCATTGGATTAAGAAATCTAATTACATATACCAGGCTCACACATGGAAACTAGGAGAAATTGCAACCTGCAGGAGGCCTGCAAGAGCTGGCCCTTCAGTCAGTAAATGACAGCATGATTTGAAGCCTGActttcaggagcagctggaacaCCTGACAGTGCCACCTGCTTGAAAGGAACCTCACTGAATTCAGGTGGTCGATGATCAAGCTACCACTTGCTGGGCAATTGGAAACAGAGCTGGTGCACACACATTTTGGTTCAGCTCACGTGAATTATGGAAACAGTTCTAACATATTATTAGAATAAGCTTGACTACCTAATTATAGGCTCTTCTGAAGTGATGCAGTAAACAGACATGGACAGTCTGTTAGTCACTCACTTTCTCTTGAGACTGAGTCAGCTTCCCCTCCTGAGGGTCAGTTAAAGCCACCAAAGATCTCAGCACTTCCACcctagaaaataaacatttccatCATGATACTGGAaatgtagttttaaaaataattctgtccCCCTGAATTATCCAAAGCTGCAGAACTGGGTTCTAAATCTGACACAAACTCATGGTGGTATAAAAGTCTGTAGATATTACTGAATTTTTGGCAGAAGAACAGCACACAGCCTAATAACACAGGCACCACTATATTTACCCAGCCTCCACATTCACACTGCCAACTTTATCCTGTAGAACAGAAGggaggttttaaaaaaaatcaagctgtAATTTGCATGTACAAAAGACTAAATAAACAGTATTAAATTCAGCTAAGATACAAAAGTAATAGTTATGCATTGTAACTAAGTTAGTGCTGCTAAGTATTAAGACCATGGGTAACAAAgacttttgttttcaaaatgtcaTGTTCAAATTTAGGGCCAGATTGTTATGAAGCACAAAACACAGAGAACTTTTTGAGGAGTGCTATGTTCCATGTCAAGTCTAGCTGTCTTTGACAGAAAGGATCTGACGGCTACTTTTGAAAATGCTGCCCTCCATGTAACCCCTAGTGGGAAATAATCTCCTTAAAATGATACAGCCTTCTGCTTAGTTTTGGAACACATGAAAAGTAACGACTACAACTCAGAAAAGGCCTCGAAGTGcacaattaaataaaatagcTGTTTTCAGATGGCAATAGAAGTGATCACCGGGGCCATCTCTTGTCTGAGGGCACTGACACagaaaggagaaattctgcTCCTAAGGAGATGTTTTAGCCTTAACAAAGTTGGCGGCCAAACATGCCGGCCCTTACAGCACACCAGGCCCACTCACAGGTGTGTTACGGTGACGCGATCACAGCACGACTCGGGCAGGATGACGTCCCTCCGGGTGGGAATGATCCCAGCGGGCTCCTCCATCCCGGTGCTGCTCTGTGCGgcttcctgctgcctcctgtgaGGAGGACGGAGACCTCAGTCACCGCAAACCGCGACCACGGGCCGCGCCAAAGCCCACGCAGCCCCTCGGGACAGGGATCCGCAGGCCCCCGCGCCGAGGAACAGGGAAGAggaacagggaaaagagcaTCGGCCGCTGGGCAAGGTCAcggtgcagccccagctgtgctgcccgccccggccccgggatGCTGCTGGATGCGAACCGCCCGCCCCACACGCGGCCCTCGCTGGCCCTGCGCCCCGGCCACCGCCACCCGCCCGGGCACACAGCGCGAACCGccggggaggggaagggagggggggAAATGGAAGTGGGAGCCCCGTACCCCGACACCGCACAGCCCCAACACTTCCACAGCAGCCGCCCGCCTTGCCCGCCTTTCCCACCTCCGCCCACGGCCCGCGGCGCGCCGGGACACCGAGTACCTGCACGGCTCCACGGGACGGCCACAGCGGCGGCAGGACTACAGCTCCCGGCGGACAGCGCGGTGCGGAAAGAACCGTCACCTCCCCGCCCCGCCTCTCTCGGGGCTGCTGGGAGTTGTAGGCGACCGTCTCGCCTCGGCGGAGGACATTTTGCGAGCCGGGGAGCGGGGCGAGGCGGTGCTGCGCGACGGGACTACAGCTCCCAGGGCGCACCGCGGCGCCGACATTTCGCAGCCTGTGCGGGGCCCTGCTCGGGGCTCGGTGCCCGGCGctcggtgcccggtgcccggtgcccggtgctcGGTGCTCGGTGCGGGGCTCGCCCGTGCACCCCGGagagccgcggtgccgccccggcGCCGTGAGGGGCGGGCACGGCTCCGCCGCCGCCTTCCGCAGTCGCAGtctagaaaaaaaccccatgtcaCAGCTTTTGTTCTCATCGGAACAGCAGGGCTTGGTCACCACGAACACATCCGaagttttttatttgctttgtttggtttctggttgggttggtttttttgttggtttttttttttttttttcctcgtaCGTGTTTATTTTCAAACCAGAAAACCCCAACTCACTTGAGGCATAAAACCACTATCCATCCAAATAAAAAAGTTTCCATTTTCTGTCCCAGAGGAACATTTTTTGCGCGTGTGTCAAGAAGTGGAGCTCTGTCTGAACATGTTTTATTGGCGCTGGCCAAAGAGGCTcgatttttgtttttccccttatttcagcaaaaaaaagttaaaattttcaGCGCAAACACATTTCCCAAGAGGCTTCACTATTCAGCTTGTTTTCCCTGTGTTTAGGAAAAGGTTTGCTGTGCTGGAAAGGATTGTGCCATACAATGCTGTGGCTGCAGAAGCTTCACTGGCTCCCTTCAAGCTGGGCCTCGCCGTGACCCACCCGTAATATAAACTGCAGTCACTACATGTGCATCCTTAGTTTTTAAATACATACTTTTGCCTGCTGGAGTGTAGCTAATTACAGTAATTTATGACACGAGGTCTCTGTTTGGAACACGCTTGGCAGCAGTGATGAGGTTATTGCAAAATGTCTCCTGTCTAGCAGGAGTCATGCAGTACTTTTAGAGCAGCTCAGGAGGTGTTTCCCCATTTGGTgatcctgtattttttttatgtatatacatatgGTAGTACGGTCACAGGCATTCAAACGGGTATCCAgatggagggaggaaaggaaaacatgaaTCTTGACGTAGGTGAGCAGGAATGGAAAGGAGGAGAGCAGTAAATGGGCAAACAAAAGGAAGAGTAAGCCTGGGTAAAGGCTGCTAGTGCTGTGTAACACAGTCTGTAGAGTGCTGGGGAGACAGCAGGAGAGCCTCTGAGCTTAATAAGGAGCAGGCAGAAAAAGGATGTGGAGTAAGCAGTGGCACGTCCCATTTCTGTAAGAGTGGAGACAGGCAGGGTACAACACGCTGGTGCAGACCCTGTCTTGTTTTGAGCCTTGGTTCTTTGTTAGATGAGAGGCTTAAAAGGGCAGGAGTGGGCAACACCACCTCCAGCGTCCCTGTCACCGGTGGATGTGGGTGCCTCCAGGGACAAGCTCCATGTCTCCCTTTCCAGAGGCTACAAGTTCCCACTCTTTGCCTGGATGCTGTGTGTATTGATGACTAAGAAACCTGAATGtactcttttcttccttcctgtttttttaGTCATGAAATTAGCTCAGCTGGTTAGAGCATGGTGCTACTAAAACCCAAGGCTGTGGGTTTGATCACCATTTACttaggagttggacttgatgatccttgtgtatcccttccagctcagcctATTCTGTGACAGATTCTGTGATATTTAGCATCGCACGCAGCGGAGAGCTGAGGCTGAGCTGCTCATTCTCCGGTGGCTGAGGACAAGGCAGcttgcagcagtggaaatgcTGCTGTGTTGGGACTTTCGCTATTGCTTGGCgacagctgaaataaaaataatgagtCAGAGTCTGAAGACCAACAGATGGGAAAGTGTTTTCCCCTTGCTGGACTGAACAGAGTGGCTTGAAGAGGGGGCTGGAAGGTGGAATTGGGCTGCAGGACAGGCCATCATCCAAATGAGCAGGCTGTATCCAGCGTGCAGGCTCCGAGGGGCGGCTCATTTGCAGGGATGGCTCCATGTGTCTGCAGGAAGGCCTGTGTGTGGGGGTGGCATGTGAAAAtgcacagcagcctcagccCCATCATAGGCGCCTCCTGCTCCTTTCCTGCAAATAAATCTCTCCTTTGGCCCGTCCAGTAAGTGTTTCCACTGCTCCCTGgcaggctcctgctgctgctcctgccctgggagcctggGGTAGAGACCGCTGGTCCCTCTCCTCAGGGCTATAGGAAAGCAGCAGGCCATTATTCCTCATCAGCCACCCAGATCCTGAAAGCCAGATAGAGCAGCAAGATGCATTTTTCAATATCTCCTGCATCTGGAAGGAATGTGGGGATTACTCAGATGTGGCCACATGCTGCTGATGCTGGAGCTCTTGAGGGGAGGTGGGGCGGGAAAGGAGTATTTTCCTGCaggcagaaaggaaaagcagagtcaTGACCACTGCAGCCTTCCCTGCTGGGAGAAGGCGGTCACACCAAGCCAGACTGGTACagcctgaagaaaataaatgagttGTCCTCTCCCATTTGCCAGAATGATATCCTACAAATGGCTTTGAAATCCCTTGTGGGGTGGGTTTTCAGAATTCAGTGCTTGATAGCACCTCTCTTCTACATTGAGCTTTGCTTACATGTTTTTACTTTGTACTTTCATTCGGTCCTGCAAGCAGATTAGATTTATTCCAGTGCTGTTTACCCATGTTGGTGCTATTTTCCCCTAAGGTAACTACATAAAATTAGTTCCCGTGGAGTGAGTTTTAATGCAGGCAGGCTATGAAGGTCTTTATCAACTCTATTCTTCACAGTAACAATGTTATTGCCAGCCTATAGAGGACCTGCAGGGAGACACCacaatccctttttttttgttagagaCATTGCATGTGTGGGAGGGAAAGTCCTTTATGAGCAAAATTAATACTCTCTGCAATTACTCCAGttgtttaaaagaaacaaaaacagttGGGGGTGTCTGTTCATTTTGATTTAACTACCGAATATTCTCaccaagaaaacatttctgccaatcttgctgctttttcatttttcctatCCCTGCCCCAAAAAGTGCCTGATGCTAAAAAAATGCGTAAAGAAAGGCTGAAAAAGGTCCCTGGAATCAGTGACCTTGAAGTTAGCattaacaaaaaacccccacagaATCCTAAAACTCCCCAGATCTCTTGTTCCAACAAGACCTGTGGGAGCAGCATCAGCCAGCGCTGAGCCTTGCATTAACAGCATGAATCCTTGCCGGAGGAAATCTCAGCAGTTTGCTGGCAGTCAGCAGGCAGGGTGTTGTGTGCATGCCATCTCGCCTGGCCCAACATCAACACCTCTCAGTACTCAGCAAAGCTGTGTTCTGGCATGAGGGAATGCCCTAGCAAAGCAGGGCCaagaaacactttaaaaaaaaaaagaaaaaaaaaaagaattaaaaaaagtaaaaggtgCGATTAAACTGTTACTAGAAGTGTTACTTCCAACCATTAGCACTTGAGCTGGGTCATCTAAATCCAGTGAGAAACACCAGGCAGTGCACAGTGGTTGCAAAGTTTTTATACCCTCTAATGTGTCTGCAAGTGTGAAAACAACGTGGGTTTCGGTTATGCAACAGTTTTAGCACCTGGGAGGTGTTTTCTATTTGCTCCAGGTCCCTGAGCACTGAAGTGAAAGCATCAGGCTGCCAGAGGTCAGCTGAAGGGGTCGCCCCGAACAGCACTTCTGCATCCCATTGCTTAGGTAATGCCCTGTGCAAGGCAATGTGATGCTCCCCAGGCTGAAACTGAGGAGTAGTCAGGAAAAATATGCAACCTCTATCTAGTTCAGGTGCACAGCGTGGTACTTATGGGACTTGGGGTTCCTAGCCTGTGTTTACACCTTACTCAAGAGCTGGTCAGGTAGGTCATTGTTTCCCTCTCCGGCTGGCCACTCACTGGTGGCAGATGTTTCCTCCCTCGGGGTTGTCATTCCACTGGTGCAGCCACAGTTCCCAGCCCTACCACAGCCCCCACAGTGAATTGAGATTATTGAAAgagtcacttttttttcttcccctaaCTGGAAGGGCCGTGCTGTCATGCCCAGCAAAGGAAACAGTGGTTCAGAGCAGGAATGTGAGCACAGCCACCAACACATCCTTCATCCCTGCACCCGgcaagcagagctggcaggcaCAGGAGGGTGCGGCCACATCCAGCAGTGGGGGtgctttcctctgcagaaaCCTCCACCATCAACAGCTCTGCCATGGGAGAGCAGGCTGGATTTATTCCCTCCTGAGAGAATATTGCAACTCTTAGTTACAGCTTCGACAACCTCTGATTACCACAAGGCATAAGCAATTTATATATGTTAATCACAGCTGTCTTAGTCCGAGACAATTAGACTCATTGCTACTTAGAAAACAAACAGCCCAGAAGAAGCTTACGAAACAGAGCTTGCCAAAGCAAAAAATACCTCTCAAACGTCTCTTTAGAAACACTCTAGGaggttttaaaaagaaaaaaaaatacaccagtttgggagggaggaggaaaagaattCCCACTGGAAAAAATCCTAGCATGGTCTAGTTTAGAAAAATTCATGcttgtatttttaattcctgaaaaatcttgtttcacaagaaaaaaaaaaaaattccacagcCACATTCCTAGGCAGCGGAATTCCACAGTAAGTTCTCCAGTGACTTTCCAGTCTTTCAGACCTCTGGAGAGAAATGTTAAAGAGAAGTGTAAGCCAGGGTTGTCTGTGCAATATGAGCACAAACAAGCAGCAAGCACGGCATCCACCCTTCCCCTCGGTTATCCCTGTGGCCTCACATGCTCTGACATGGCAGGACTGCTGTTTTCCACGGATAACCTGTATCTCCACACAACCTTAAAGGGGCCTGTTTTACCCAGTCCTCTCCCAGTATCACATTCAGCTCATCTGTTTCAAGCACATTGATGCTTGTACTGAGACCTGAAGTGCAAATAAAGGGGACTGAAGTAAAAACTAAGTGGACCTTCTCCATTTAGCTGGGGAAGGTTTAAGATCCCAGTTATAATTCCAGGCTGAGGTCCCAAGGCACACACCCTGGATGCCAAATACATGCTGTGCTTTGCCAGTTAGTCTCCACTATTGTCTCTCCCCCTTGAACACCAGCCTGGGTCTGACAGTGATTCACATCAGCTTAATCCTAGCTCCAGAGGCTGGAATAATTTTATCCCCATCTGGAACAACAATGCAGTGTCACAATCCAAAGGTTTTAAGGCATGAAGCAAAGAGCATCACATTCATGGGAAACCACCTAGAGGGTCAGCTGAGGACGGTCTT comes from the Taeniopygia guttata chromosome 5, bTaeGut7.mat, whole genome shotgun sequence genome and includes:
- the TSSC4 gene encoding U5 small nuclear ribonucleoprotein TSSC4, whose amino-acid sequence is MGDQEAGEPFLGIVADGGRDYEGALPSDTVSLSDSDSDDLGLAGEAEVDTISPEEPSVDEGDFRSGETPNSSNSGHRSPVQPFHLKGMSSTFSLRSQSIFDCLEEAAKLSVPSMPEDNVVDGRFKRPLPPTTVSGNVVPENMARQARAVQAPKTSPAVPDYVAHPERWTKYSLEGVSESSDKTNRAVAMEFLSGLKKKGEQQSSATQDSYTPSFNQDPSSCGAGRIVFTKPAKRGVDGLEKKTSTGEDDKKQMKTDLKGKSLKKTDDLREEDKVELGHLDSDSGKAAEEEECMMEGDQNTEYKPDARLSGAGEEPSLGTVGFHCSKKKSRKNFRPKVDDEGEEEDS